TGAAACCATACAATACCCTAGTATGAACGGTTCTGGAACCCTGCCTTTAAGAGGGAGGCCTGTGTCTACCCCACACAGAAACCACCTCCTAAGTCACGATGAAGTCTTGCTCCTTCTGGAGCCCCAGCCTTGGCAAGAGACCTGGTGTAATACCTAGCCACTGTGGGAGCTGCTTCCGGTTCACAGCAACCAGGTATCACCCTTGCTTATCCCAAAGCCCCAAGGTTTCTGGTCTGACACTTACTTACCCATTGGAGGAGGGCCATGATGCCCAGGTGGGTGGGGGCCCTGGTTCATCGGTGGCGGAGGCGGCTGCATCCAAGGGGGTGGGGGTCCGTTAGGGTTGTGCTGCATGGGATGTCCACCGTGCCCACCTGTCAGGCTGGGTAACGGGTGTGGGAAGCTGTGGGGGCCACCTCCAGGCCCACCAGGACCACCTCCGTGCATGCCATGGTAGGGCCGACTTTCTGAAGGACCGGAATTCATCCAAGGTGGGCGGCTCTGGGTGGTGGACATGAGAGACTATGTGAGAGCATTTCCAGCCGACGTCCCAGCCTGCTCCCCCTGGTGGCAACACTGCCCTTCCGGCTGTGCCAAGAGGACCAGGAAACACACAAGGACAGGATCTTCCTAAAGTGAAAGATCCCTGAACATCCTGACACCCGGAAGAACAATGTTGCCAGCCATGTCTGTCAGTGTGCTCTACCCAAAGCACCTGGCCACGGCCCCCAATCTCTGCGGAAGAGAATGGGGGGTGGCCAGACCCTAAGAACCAGCCCCAAAACTCACCGGAGGCGGTGGGTTGTTGGCAGGAGCAGCAGGCCTAGGTGCACTGGCCAGGGGCGTGGTGGCGGGCCCAGAGGAGGAGCCCACAGATGCTGGCACGGGCGCTTCGCCCAGTTCGGCCATGAGGGACAAatattctttatccatccgtGCTTTATCCTGAGCTGACTGGGGGTCACCAGGCCTGAAAGTGGGATAAGGAacgcaagagagagagggagaaaaaaaaaattcattattaagAAAGAAAGTTCTATCCTGAAGAACTGACAAGGAGTTTTGAGAAATTCAATCATCCTTTTTAACTGTTCCTCAATATAGTTAAGTCCTCAGTTCCATGCCCAGCTCTGCATCTGGGAGACCACGTGGATTTCCGTCACAACAGAGAAGACTGAGAGCACCCTGCCAGCCACACGAGCCAGGGAAGCACAGGCTCTTCCAAAGAGGAAGCTTTCATCAAACCCTACATTCCCAGTTTGAGGGCAGAAAAGTCTATGCAAGACTAGAGGACCTGCCTGGTttcccaagagagaaaaaagcaaaaaaaaatgttgctatcaAGGGCTGGTTCAAAAATGGTCCAAAATTCAGATGGCTTCTGAAACCAATCCTAAGCAGCAAAAGATAGTTAATCTGAGCCCCAGTGGACACATTTATACTCAGGATGGAAATTTCTAGTTTTCCTGAACTCAACATGAGCCACAAAATACGCACAAGCTGCTTCTAGTCACCCTCGGCTTTAACATCACTCTATTACAGACCACACTCACAGAAAGCAAGCTGCTCTCGGGTCCAAAAGTTAACCGCAACCAACTGACACGCTCAAGAAATGTCTTGAGCACCACAGGCTACAAAGAAGCCACAAGCCCAGGCCCTCACCTTTGGAATTTGCAATCCGAAGCAATGTGTCCAGCCCCTCCACACTTGGTACACACTGTGGTATTGGTAATGCTGCGTGTCTCTGAGCTCTGCCAGGGTCTTAAGATTCTGTCacagaagaggggggaaaaagtcaCCTCAAGGGCTATGGCCAAGCTTCCTCCTTCCACAAGTTCTTCAGGTTTTCACTCTGTCTACTCCAAACCAATCACACACCTGTTATCATCTTCCCGAAGGGTCCCATTCAAGCGAGCCAACTCCCGAAGCTGCATCTTCCGTAGATCATTCTGGTCCTCAGGGGTCTCGATACCCTGCTTCAGGATGTTTCTTATCTAGTAGAGATGCAATGGGCAGTTACGTAAAGCGCTGGGACCACCGCTGGGACCACCGCTAGGTTCCTAGGAAGAGgctccctctctggctgcctcACCTGCTCCACAGCTTTCTTCACATTCTCCATGGTGTTGGCAGTAACTAGGGCATGAAGTGGCTCATCTTCTCCAGGCAGCATCTGGCCATCCTTTCGGCCAACTTTCCCTTCTTTGACAGACCCTTTCCCTCGGATCATGATCTTGGCATTACACTCCTTCTCTATGTTTTTCAAGGTGTTCCCTCTATCAGGGGcagaaaaaaattagttgacAGACTTGACAAGCAAGTTCACATGCCAGAGGGGACAGAACAGGCTGATCACACTAGCAGGAAACCGTGAGTGCAGAGAGTTGGGGTTTCCCACCAAGAGCTCCGTGATCTCTAAGGGCAGCCACACCAATCCTCAAGATTTGAGCTCTCTGCAGTAAAACGGGGTCAAAGAGATTTTCTCACAGAAAAGTGTGAACACCCACCAAAAACAGGAAGATAAGCCATCAATGGCACCCAGCTGGGCCTAAGACTGATACCTGTCATAGTTTCTTAGAAATCAGTATCCCATAGGGTAGCAGTTACTCACCTGGGCCCAATCAGCAGCCCCACAAAGTTGATTTCTGGATATTCATCTTGTGGAATCATTACTTTATCGCTCACCCGTGTTGCTGGAGGTCTAAAAAAGACAAGACTCATAGACTCTGCATATTTTTCAGAGAGGACACAAACAACCCAGAGCTCTTCCAGAACCAACCTCGCTACCACGTATTAACCATACATGATTTGAGGTTAAGAGGTGCGACATTACTACCAAAACAGTTCTACTTGTACAGATGACATGGTGACCTGTACCAATCCTTGGCCTGGACAACCCagcccctctgcttacttgtaatctgcAGGTGGCTTGAAATCAGGGTTGAGGGCAACCATCTCAGTGATGAGGTTGTGTCGCTCCTCTTCAAGCTTTTTGCGGGTGCGGAACTCGCGGGTGTTAAGCCGCTTCCCCTCACTATTGTAGATGGGCTCAGGGGAAGGGGACCTGTGGGAAACAGACCACCATTACTGCTCTGCCTTCACTTTTCTCATCCCACATGGGCTAAAATTAGtcttccccagcccctctgcctctCAGACCCTAACACAACACTCTTCGGAGGAACCGACCATAACGTGTGCTACTCAAGATCGTGTGGAATGGGGAGGTGAAAGCTGGCTTAGCATTTGGGGgactggggtgtgtgtgagaaaggaaaaaaaaaaggtcttgctTCTAAGTGTTGAGAAGAAAAAAGTCTGCCCCTCTGAGGGAAAATATTTGGACTGTAGATGGCAAGGACAGTATCATCCTCTGGAGTCTTCTTGCCAaatatgaatttttcattttaaaaaaactatacagTATTACGACTTCATGAACCACGGAAACCCCAAGTTCAGGTAAAATGTGAACTCTTGCAGAGCTAGTGCCCTATCAGGAAGAGTGTCTGCACCCCTGCCGCAGAGTAAGGATGAGCTCTTTAACCCAATGCCACTGGGACTCAAGGCTGCTGCAGCTACTTGGCCCCACAATGGAGAGAGATGGTTCAAGGCTTCGTCTCTGCTTTTCCTTCAATGGCCTGGCTGGCTGTGTCCAAGGCCCAGGAGTCAACCTGTTTTCTGGCTGTTCGAGGTTGGGGAGTCTGGGTAGAGAAAAACGTTAACGTGCTAAAGCAGCTTCTGCTAGAGGCTGCAAATGCAGATTTGGTCAAGTACTTGTCTAGGGTCTGGACCTGCAAACGGCAAGGGGAAAACCTAGGATTCTCCACCAATGTTTACAAGTCCAGAAagcagattttctctctctcatttttttaaggagTAAAATGCTGTTGCTACAAgtaaaaaatagtaatgataaaATGGTCAGTTTACCACAGCTGGATTTTGCggtaataaaaaaagagaagttacgCTCCTAGAATTCTGAGTTGAGATTACAAAAAGGACCATAGCTTGATATTCTGAATGAAAATTTAGTAGCAGCTGCAAGAAGGGAAGAGACCATGTGGAtcaggttattaaaaaaaacatcCTGAAAGTAGTCAAGACTCCTATACCCTTGGTTTAGTTGAGAGAACCTTGCCTAGTTGGAGAGCAAGGACTGAACTCGGCTGCTCCCACTGTCTTCAGCCTAAAGGGAACCATGTCATACCACGttacacacacgatggaataaAAGGTCAGGTTTGTTCATGGCTAATGACGGCTAAATGACACCTCCGTTTCTAGCATTTATATAAACTGTTAACACAATCCAATAATAGTGAACAAAAACAAACGTACCCCAGCTCATTAGATCATTAGACTATCATCTTATACATTTAAGTCTACAAGgtattttcataacatttttaacTGTGCAACTTAAGCAACATCAAAATAGCATAGTGGCTTAGTATTGAGAATACACCTTCTTAGGAAATAACCTTAGTAAAGGTACAAAACTCATGCAGTTCCCTCCAACCTGGGCTCAAAAGCAAAACCAATCAGGCATTAGGCCCTCTTTCAAACTGAatgcagggagaaaaaaaactgctctggttttatttctggCATGACTGACATTTCTAATTCCCACCCCATAGCTGTCTAGAATTAAGCATTTCTGGCTAATCAACAAAACAAGGTTTACCAGTACCAAATTGGTCATTTAAAAGCCTCACAAAACAGTTTAATCTCTTCCCAAATTGTTGATGTGAAAAGGCAAAAGCTAATATTCTAGAGGTTAGATTGGCCCAACTTCTTCACTTCAAATCATATATATCAACTAAACTCTAATCCTGTTTCTCCAGGAAGCAAAGGTTTGTTAAAAATTCAACCTTTTGAGAATTGCCTGGTAACCTGTTAGACATTATTATTAAAGGGAAAAAGGCCAAAAAAGCACTATACAGTTGTGGTCTACAACCTACAATgcaaatctttgggaaaaaaaaattaaaaaaaaaaaaaaatgtatttataaaatacaacacATCCCTCCAACCGAAATCTACAggta
This DNA window, taken from Lutra lutra chromosome 10, mLutLut1.2, whole genome shotgun sequence, encodes the following:
- the SF1 gene encoding splicing factor 1 isoform X5, with the protein product MATGANATPLDFPSKKRKRSRWNQDTMEQKTVIPGMPTVIPPGLTREQERAYIVQLQIEDLTRKLRTGDLGIPPNPEDRSPSPEPIYNSEGKRLNTREFRTRKKLEEERHNLITEMVALNPDFKPPADYKPPATRVSDKVMIPQDEYPEINFVGLLIGPRGNTLKNIEKECNAKIMIRGKGSVKEGKVGRKDGQMLPGEDEPLHALVTANTMENVKKAVEQIRNILKQGIETPEDQNDLRKMQLRELARLNGTLREDDNRILRPWQSSETRSITNTTVCTKCGGAGHIASDCKFQRPGDPQSAQDKARMDKEYLSLMAELGEAPVPASVGSSSGPATTPLASAPRPAAPANNPPPPSLMSTTQSRPPWMNSGPSESRPYHGMHGGGPGGPGGGPHSFPHPLPSLTGGHGGHPMQHNPNGPPPPWMQPPPPPMNQGPHPPGHHGPPPMGKSVPGKYACGLWGLSPASRKRYDAAAAYGHDAAAAAASQWAAPAPSLWSSSPMAAAAAAASATPSAQQQYGFQYPLAMAAKYDDYHHERWHRVHPAMATAAGGCRSFSRSPSDARQPHYGAPAPRGPAASAARGPSPSAASAAWFRRHDVCPAPSSSASHGPF
- the SF1 gene encoding splicing factor 1 isoform X7 produces the protein MATGANATPLDFPSKKRKRSRWNQDTMEQKTVIPGMPTVIPPGLTREQERAYIVQLQIEDLTRKLRTGDLGIPPNPEDRSPSPEPIYNSEGKRLNTREFRTRKKLEEERHNLITEMVALNPDFKPPADYKPPATRVSDKVMIPQDEYPEINFVGLLIGPRGNTLKNIEKECNAKIMIRGKGSVKEGKVGRKDGQMLPGEDEPLHALVTANTMENVKKAVEQIRNILKQGIETPEDQNDLRKMQLRELARLNGTLREDDNRILRPWQSSETRSITNTTVCTKCGGAGHIASDCKFQRPGDPQSAQDKARMDKEYLSLMAELGEAPVPASVGSSSGPATTPLASAPRPAAPANNPPPPSLMSTTQSRPPWMNSGPSESRPYHGMHGGGPGGPGGGPHSFPHPLPSLTGGHGGHPMQHNPNGPPPPWMQPPPPPMNQGPHPPGHHGPPPMGKSVPGKYACGLWGLSPASRKRYDAAAAYGHDAAAAAASQWAAPAPSLWSSSPMAAAAAAASATPSAQQQYGFQYPLAMAAKIPPRSGDGPSHESEDFPRPLVTLPGRQPQQRPWWTGWFGKAA
- the SF1 gene encoding splicing factor 1 isoform X11, producing the protein MATGANATPLDFPSKKRKRSRWNQDTMEQKTVIPGMPTVIPPGLTREQERAYIVQLQIEDLTRKLRTGDLGIPPNPEDRSPSPEPIYNSEGKRLNTREFRTRKKLEEERHNLITEMVALNPDFKPPADYKPPATRVSDKVMIPQDEYPEINFVGLLIGPRGNTLKNIEKECNAKIMIRGKGSVKEGKVGRKDGQMLPGEDEPLHALVTANTMENVKKAVEQIRNILKQGIETPEDQNDLRKMQLRELARLNGTLREDDNRILRPWQSSETRSITNTTVCTKCGGAGHIASDCKFQRPGDPQSAQDKARMDKEYLSLMAELGEAPVPASVGSSSGPATTPLASAPRPAAPANNPPPPSLMSTTQSRPPWMNSGPSESRPYHGMHGGGPGGPGGGPHSFPHPLPSLTGGHGGHPMQHNPNGPPPPWMQPPPPPMNQGPHPPGHHGPPPMDQYLGSTPVGSGVYRLHQGKGMMPPPPMGMMPPPPPPPSGQPPPPPSGPLPPWQQQQQQPPPPPPPSSSMASSTPLPWQQNTTTTTTSAGTGSIPPWQQQQAAAAASPGAPQMQGNPTMVPLPPGVQPPLPPGAPPPPPPPPPGSAGMMIPPRSGDGPSHESEDFPRPLVTLPGRQPQQRPWWTGWFGKAA
- the SF1 gene encoding splicing factor 1 isoform X9, whose protein sequence is MATGANATPLDFPSKKRKRSRWNQDTMEQKTVIPGMPTVIPPGLTREQERAYIVQLQIEDLTRKLRTGDLGIPPNPEDRSPSPEPIYNSEGKRLNTREFRTRKKLEEERHNLITEMVALNPDFKPPADYKPPATRVSDKVMIPQDEYPEINFVGLLIGPRGNTLKNIEKECNAKIMIRGKGSVKEGKVGRKDGQMLPGEDEPLHALVTANTMENVKKAVEQIRNILKQGIETPEDQNDLRKMQLRELARLNGTLREDDNRILRPWQSSETRSITNTTVCTKCGGAGHIASDCKFQRPGDPQSAQDKARMDKEYLSLMAELGEAPVPASVGSSSGPATTPLASAPRPAAPANNPPPPSLMSTTQSRPPWMNSGPSESRPYHGMHGGGPGGPGGGPHSFPHPLPSLTGGHGGHPMQHNPNGPPPPWMQPPPPPMNQGPHPPGHHGPPPMDQYLGSTPVGSGVYRLHQGKGMMPPPPMGMMPPPPPPPSGQPPPPPSGPLPPWQQQQQQPPPPPPPSSSMASSTPLPWQQRSLPAAAMARAMRVRTFRAHW
- the SF1 gene encoding splicing factor 1 isoform X4 — translated: MATGANATPLDFPSKKRKRSRWNQDTMEQKTVIPGMPTVIPPGLTREQERAYIVQLQIEDLTRKLRTGDLGIPPNPEDRSPSPEPIYNSEGKRLNTREFRTRKKLEEERHNLITEMVALNPDFKPPADYKPPATRVSDKVMIPQDEYPEINFVGLLIGPRGNTLKNIEKECNAKIMIRGKGSVKEGKVGRKDGQMLPGEDEPLHALVTANTMENVKKAVEQIRNILKQGIETPEDQNDLRKMQLRELARLNGTLREDDNRILRPWQSSETRSITNTTVCTKCGGAGHIASDCKFQRPGDPQSAQDKARMDKEYLSLMAELGEAPVPASVGSSSGPATTPLASAPRPAAPANNPPPPSRPPWMNSGPSESRPYHGMHGGGPGGPGGGPHSFPHPLPSLTGGHGGHPMQHNPNGPPPPWMQPPPPPMNQGPHPPGHHGPPPMDQYLGSTPVGSGVYRLHQGKGMMPPPPMGMMPPPPPPPSGQPPPPPSGPLPPWQQQQQQPPPPPPPSSSMASSTPLPWQQNTTTTTTSAGTGSIPPWQQQQAAAAASPGAPQMQGNPTMVPLPPGVQPPLPPGAPPPPPPPPPGSAGMMYAPPPPPPPPMDPSNFVTMMGMGVAGMPPFGMPPAPPPPPPQN
- the SF1 gene encoding splicing factor 1 isoform X6, which translates into the protein MATGANATPLDFPSKKRKRSRWNQDTMEQKTVIPGMPTVIPPGLTREQERAYIVQLQIEDLTRKLRTGDLGIPPNPEDRSPSPEPIYNSEGKRLNTREFRTRKKLEEERHNLITEMVALNPDFKPPADYKPPATRVSDKVMIPQDEYPEINFVGLLIGPRGNTLKNIEKECNAKIMIRGKGSVKEGKVGRKDGQMLPGEDEPLHALVTANTMENVKKAVEQIRNILKQGIETPEDQNDLRKMQLRELARLNGTLREDDNRILRPWQSSETRSITNTTVCTKCGGAGHIASDCKFQRPGDPQSAQDKARMDKEYLSLMAELGEAPVPASVGSSSGPATTPLASAPRPAAPANNPPPPSLMSTTQSRPPWMNSGPSESRPYHGMHGGGPGGPGGGPHSFPHPLPSLTGGHGGHPMQHNPNGPPPPWMQPPPPPMNQGPHPPGHHGPPPMVPGKYACGLWGLSPASRKRYDAAAAYGHDAAAAAASQWAAPAPSLWSSSPMAAAAAAASATPSAQQQYGFQYPLAMAAKYDDYHHERWHRVHPAMATAAGGCRSFSRSPSDARQPHYGAPAPRGPAASAARGPSPSAASAAWFRRHDVCPAPSSSASHGPF
- the SF1 gene encoding splicing factor 1 isoform X8 codes for the protein MATGANATPLDFPSKKRKRSRWNQDTMEQKTVIPGMPTVIPPGLTREQERAYIVQLQIEDLTRKLRTGDLGIPPNPEDRSPSPEPIYNSEGKRLNTREFRTRKKLEEERHNLITEMVALNPDFKPPADYKPPATRVSDKVMIPQDEYPEINFVGLLIGPRGNTLKNIEKECNAKIMIRGKGSVKEGKVGRKDGQMLPGEDEPLHALVTANTMENVKKAVEQIRNILKQGIETPEDQNDLRKMQLRELARLNGTLREDDNRILRPWQSSETRSITNTTVCTKCGGAGHIASDCKFQRPGDPQSAQDKARMDKEYLSLMAELGEAPVPASVGSSSGPATTPLASAPRPAAPANNPPPPSLMSTTQSRPPWMNSGPSESRPYHGMHGGGPGGPGGGPHSFPHPLPSLTGGHGGHPMQHNPNGPPPPWMQPPPPPMNQGPHPPGHHGPPPMVPGKYACGLWGLSPASRKRYDAAAAYGHDAAAAAASQWAAPAPSLWSSSPMAAAAAAASATPSAQQQYGFQYPLAMAAKIPPRSGDGPSHESEDFPRPLVTLPGRQPQQRPWWTGWFGKAA
- the SF1 gene encoding splicing factor 1 isoform X2 is translated as MATGANATPLGKLGPPGLPPLSGPKGGFEPGPPPAPGPGAGLLVPGPPPPPPVGSVGALTAAFPFAALPPPPPPPPPPPQQPPPPPPSPGSSYPPPQPPPPPPLYQRVSPPQPPPPQPPRQDQQPGPAGGGGDFPSKKRKRSRWNQDTMEQKTVIPGMPTVIPPGLTREQERAYIVQLQIEDLTRKLRTGDLGIPPNPEDRSPSPEPIYNSEGKRLNTREFRTRKKLEEERHNLITEMVALNPDFKPPADYKPPATRVSDKVMIPQDEYPEINFVGLLIGPRGNTLKNIEKECNAKIMIRGKGSVKEGKVGRKDGQMLPGEDEPLHALVTANTMENVKKAVEQIRNILKQGIETPEDQNDLRKMQLRELARLNGTLREDDNRILRPWQSSETRSITNTTVCTKCGGAGHIASDCKFQRPGDPQSAQDKARMDKEYLSLMAELGEAPVPASVGSSSGPATTPLASAPRPAAPANNPPPPSLMSTTQSRPPWMNSGPSESRPYHGMHGGGPGGPGGGPHSFPHPLPSLTGGHGGHPMQHNPNGPPPPWMQPPPPPMNQGPHPPGHHGPPPMDQYLGSTPVGSGVYRLHQGKGMMPPPPMGMMPPPPPPPSGQPPPPPSGPLPPWQQQQQQPPPPPPPSSSMASSTPLPWQQRSLPAAAMARAMRVRTFRAHW
- the SF1 gene encoding splicing factor 1 isoform X3; amino-acid sequence: MATGANATPLDFPSKKRKRSRWNQDTMEQKTVIPGMPTVIPPGLTREQERAYIVQLQIEDLTRKLRTGDLGIPPNPEDRSPSPEPIYNSEGKRLNTREFRTRKKLEEERHNLITEMVALNPDFKPPADYKPPATRVSDKVMIPQDEYPEINFVGLLIGPRGNTLKNIEKECNAKIMIRGKGSVKEGKVGRKDGQMLPGEDEPLHALVTANTMENVKKAVEQIRNILKQGIETPEDQNDLRKMQLRELARLNGTLREDDNRILRPWQSSETRSITNTTVCTKCGGAGHIASDCKFQRPGDPQSAQDKARMDKEYLSLMAELGEAPVPASVGSSSGPATTPLASAPRPAAPANNPPPPSLMSTTQSRPPWMNSGPSESRPYHGMHGGGPGGPGGGPHSFPHPLPSLTGGHGGHPMQHNPNGPPPPWMQPPPPPMNQGPHPPGHHGPPPMDQYLGSTPVGSGVYRLHQGKGMMPPPPMGMMPPPPPPPSGQPPPPPSGPLPPWQQQQQQPPPPPPPSSSMASSTPLPWQQNTTTTTTSAGTGSIPPWQQQQAAAAASPGAPQMQGNPTMVPLPPGVQPPLPPGAPPPPPPPPPGSAGMMYAPPPPPPPPMDPSNFVTMMGMGVAGMPPFGMPPAPPPPPPQN